From the Sphingomonas phyllosphaerae 5.2 genome, one window contains:
- a CDS encoding fumarate hydratase — translation MTTVIRTADLIESVADALQFISYYHPMDYIRALGDAYEAEQSPAAKDAIAQILTNSRMCAEGHRPICQDTGIVNVFVKWGMDCRLDDNSRSMQEVVDEGVRRAYLHPENKLRASVLADPAFTRRNTKDNTPCVLHVELVPGNTVSVDVAAKGGGSENKSKFKMMNPSDSIVDWVVEMLPQMGAGWCPPGMLGIGIGGTAEHCVLLAKQALMEPIDMGPLKARGPRNDLEALRIEIFDKVNALGIGAQGLGGLSTILDVKIKDAPCHAAGKPVAMIPNCAATRHAHFTLDGSGPAYLEAPKLAEWPDVNWTPDKAAIRVDLDALTPEVVASWKHGDRLLLNGKMLTGRDAAHKRIADMLAKGEALPVDFRGRVIYYVGPVDPVGEEVVGPAGPTTATRMDKFTRMMLDQGLLAMVGKAERGPAATDAIREAGSAYLMAVGGAAYLVARAVKGSKVVGFADLGMEAIYEFEVSDFPVTVAVDAEGNNVHQLAPLVWREKIAREGLLVGA, via the coding sequence ATGACGACCGTGATCCGTACCGCCGACCTGATCGAGAGCGTCGCCGACGCGCTGCAGTTCATCAGTTACTATCATCCGATGGATTATATCCGCGCGCTCGGCGACGCCTATGAGGCCGAGCAATCGCCGGCCGCGAAGGACGCGATCGCGCAGATCCTGACCAACAGCCGAATGTGCGCGGAGGGGCATCGCCCGATCTGCCAGGACACCGGCATCGTCAATGTGTTCGTGAAATGGGGCATGGACTGCCGCCTCGACGACAACAGCCGCTCGATGCAGGAGGTCGTGGACGAGGGGGTGCGGCGGGCCTACCTCCATCCCGAGAACAAGCTGCGCGCCAGCGTACTGGCCGATCCCGCCTTCACGCGCCGCAATACCAAGGACAACACGCCGTGCGTGCTCCACGTCGAGCTGGTGCCGGGCAACACGGTGTCCGTCGATGTCGCGGCCAAGGGCGGCGGCAGCGAGAACAAATCGAAGTTCAAGATGATGAACCCCAGCGACTCGATCGTCGACTGGGTGGTGGAGATGTTGCCGCAGATGGGCGCGGGCTGGTGCCCGCCGGGGATGCTGGGCATCGGCATCGGCGGCACCGCGGAACATTGCGTCCTGCTGGCCAAGCAGGCGCTGATGGAGCCGATCGATATGGGGCCGCTGAAGGCGCGCGGACCGCGCAATGACCTGGAGGCACTGCGCATCGAGATCTTCGACAAGGTCAATGCGCTGGGCATCGGCGCGCAGGGGCTGGGTGGGCTCTCGACGATTCTCGACGTGAAGATCAAGGACGCGCCGTGCCATGCCGCGGGAAAGCCGGTGGCGATGATCCCGAACTGCGCCGCCACGCGCCACGCGCACTTCACGCTCGACGGCAGCGGGCCGGCGTATCTGGAGGCGCCGAAGCTGGCCGAATGGCCGGACGTGAACTGGACGCCCGACAAGGCCGCGATCCGCGTCGATCTCGATGCGCTGACGCCGGAGGTGGTCGCGTCATGGAAGCATGGCGACCGGCTGCTGCTGAACGGCAAGATGCTGACCGGGCGCGATGCGGCGCACAAGCGGATCGCCGACATGCTGGCGAAGGGCGAGGCGCTGCCGGTCGATTTCCGGGGGCGTGTCATCTACTACGTCGGTCCGGTCGATCCGGTCGGCGAGGAAGTGGTGGGCCCGGCCGGCCCGACGACCGCGACGCGGATGGACAAGTTCACGCGCATGATGCTCGACCAGGGTCTTCTCGCGATGGTCGGGAAGGCCGAGCGCGGCCCGGCGGCGACCGACGCGATCCGCGAGGCGGGCAGCGCCTATTTGATGGCGGTCGGCGGGGCGGCCTATCTGGTCGCGCGCGCGGTCAAGGGCAGCAAGGTGGTCGGGTTCGCAGACCTGGGCATGGAGGCGATCTACGAGTTCGAGGTGTCCGACTTCCCGGTGACGGTGGCGGTGGATGCCGAAGGCAACAACGTCCACCAGCTCGCCCCGCTGGTGTGGCGCGAGAAGATCGCGCGCGAGGGACTGCTGGTAGG